CATTACAAAACTAAATTAAAAAAGGCGCTCTGCAGGAGGACCGCAAATCATCCCGCAGAGCCCTGTATTATCAGCACGAACTAATAATACAAGTTGCCACGTCAATATATTATTGACTATTTTCATTGTACTAAAAGTAAGAAAAGATTACTAGTCTTTTTTGCTTATTCAGCGAATTTAGTTAACGCTTATTTATTGAACGCTTCATGGTATTAGTTGCTGACTAATATCATTTTTTTTGTTTTGTATCACTCGTTAGATAATTAGAGCGAAAAACAAAATAAACAGGCACTCTGCAAGAAGACTGCAAATCCTCTCACAGAGACCTGTATCGTCAGCACGAACTGACAATACAAGTTGCCTGAGGTCAATACGTATCGACTCATTCATTTTACCTAATTTTTGTAAGAAATACTAGTGTTTTTTTGCAAATTTTAGGAATTTAGATGAGCAACGGTTATTTATTGAACTCTTGCGCGGTATTGGTTGGTGACCAATACCGCTTTTTTTCGCTCTTTTTATAAATAGTAAACATCAAGTTCTCCTTTTTTCTTAACACATTTTTTTCATCTCTTGGTGTTTACGAACTGATGTTACAGGAATTTGCCGCTCACCATGCTTTTCTATTTAGTCTAAAAAAGGTTGTCACGTCAATGCGTACAAAAATAAGTAGGTTAAAAAAATAAACATGCAAACAATAATTTTCCTAGATCTACCAGACTGAGTAGCGAAAGTAGCGAATGATTCTGTGTCCATCAGTGAACGTTAAGATATAACTGGCGGAAGATACTTTTAACGTTCAAATCAAAAAATAGCAGGTATGCAGAGCCTGTTATTTCAAACAACTGTTTATCTTGAATGCTATTCCTTTTTAGTAAACAGCCAAACCCAACCATTTTACCAACATAGGGATAAACAGTTGTTTGTTTTTTTATATGTTTTTCATCCTAGCAATAGCAAAATGCCTTTTATCTTACAGATTTAATAAAAGATAGGTTTAGGAATTTTGAAAACCCATTTTTGATATCGACCATGAAACTTCCACAGAATATCGAGAAACAGGCCTTCTTTTAAAGTAATCGCTGAAATTTCCTCTCTCTGAAATTCTAATTTATGCACAAGCTGAAATGAATAAACAACACAATTACTTTTTCAGTGTTCAATAATAAAATAACTTGTTGCATTATTGCAAACATTCCTTCAACTTTAGTAAAACAGCAAATGATATCCTCTTCACCGTATGTTTGGTTCAACTCTTCTAATACATTAGAGACCTATGATTAACATTTTTTCCCTTTCGCGTACTCCTTTCTAAAATTATTTGATTATCTATAGGTTTTCTATAAAATGTTCTGGGTAATTATCCCAATAGCCTTGGAAAATTCTTGCTTGATTATGATCTAAATTCAATTGATACATCCTAAAGGTAACTTTTAAATCCTTTGGTTGCCATTGTTCTTTGTATGAATATTTATAGCTCATTCCGAGTTTTTCCATCACTTTGCCACTGCCTACATTATGAATATCATGAGTGGCTGTGATATATGACCATTCCTGGGCTTTTAAAAACTGAATAATTGCGACGCAAGCTTCTGTGATCAGTCCTTGACCCCAATATTCTTCTAACAGCCCATAACCAAAATCATGGCTTTCACTACCACTCACAGTAACGTAACCAACTGGATTGTTGCTTTCTTTAAAGCAAACTAGAAAGTAATAACCATTCTCTTTTTGATAATAGGGTTCGATCCTTGTTTTGTAGAAATCCCTAGCCTCTCCTCTATCTCTCACAGGGTACCACGGTAAATATTTATTAACATTTTTATCCGATAAAATCGTATACAAAGCTTCCATATCTAATTTAGCTTCTTCGATTTTTCGAATAATCAGCCGAGCTGTTTCTATCATTTTCCTACTCCTTTAGTTCTCTTAAGCTATCTACCAGAATTTTCTCAGCATTTAACAAGCCATAATCCCTTTGGCTAATCGTTTTAACTGGTTTTACAGGAAATATTTGCTGTATTTCTTCTTGAGCATAAGCAAATTCTGGCGTCAGTAAAATCACATCGGCCTGAATTCCTTTTTCAGCAACTTTGTTAGAACTATACAGTTCAATAGCAATCGCTTCATTTTTCTCTTTAGCTATCTTCTCCATTTTAATCGCAAGCCGTTGTGTCTGAAAACCTGCATCAGAGATAAAACTCGCAGTAATGCTGAAGATCATAATGACTTTTTCAGCTTGATTCTCATTTGTTAAATCAGACATTTCTTTTTCCATGTTCTTTCTTCCTTTCTGCTTTGAAAAGAGTGAATCCAAAAAAGAACGCTTAGCATTTCCTAAAATACTATCTGTAGAAACTTGGAAATATATACTAAGTTTTACTAATGTATCTAAGTCAGGGTAACTTTTATTTCGTTCCCATTTCGAAATAGCTTGAGGCGTGACATTTAAAATTCTAGCTAAATCCTTTTGCGTCATTTTTTTTGATTCTCTCAGCTCTTTTAATCGATTACCAATCTCTATCAAAATCATACCCTCCCGCCGCTTTATTATGCAATTAACGATTAGTTGAACTGCTGTAAATTCAACTCAACGAACAGTTGAATGAGAAAACACGCTCAATTTGTGATCACTTGATCAATATATTTTTGAATCAATATTGACAACTTCTCCAATAAATGCTATTTTAAAAGTGAATACAGTTCACTTTTAAAATATATTGTGAATTAAATCACTATATAATTAATTGTTCTACAATCCTGACCAATTGTTCTTTTTCAAGTATTGCTAGACTGTTTTCACCAAAATTATTTGCATTCAGCACATGTCCATTTAGCAAGTCTGCAACAGCGATCGCACTTTCCCAGAGCTGTTGACTTTCAGTTTTGTGATGTAGAAATAATAGCTGTTGATAAATATTTTTCACATATAGATCAAACGCAGCGGACATACCACTTGCATCATGAACTTCTAAAGAATAGCGAGCGGCGAAATATTTTTTGATAAACGGGTCATTGCCATACATCAAGACTCTTTCTACCATATGCACACTGAACTCATGAAACGTTTTAGTCTGAATCAATGACTCTGCTGTTGCTAACATGAAATGGGTCGTTGCATCATACCACAATTCTAACAACAGGTCTTCTTTACGTTTCCAATGTTTATAAAATGAGCCGACTGCGTAACCTGCTTGTTTAGTAATATCTGCAATACTTGTATCGTCAAAGCTTTTAGATACAAATAGTTGACTGGCAGCTTCTTTAAGTTTTAATTTTGTTATTTCTGATTTTTTTAGCTGTTTGTTCATCTTATCCCTCATTTTTATCAATTATTTGTTGCTTGACTTGCCTAAATTATAGCTCAAAGCAAGTTAAAATTCTACAGTCCTATAGTGATCAAGTATGACTTAAGCGTGACTTTTTTTCAATTAAAGACTGTGTTTTAGCAACAATTAATCATAATTATTGCGTTATCAAGTTTTTGCTTTGAAACATGCCAAGAAATACAACGAGGTTATGAGTTGATATTGATTGCTCCTGCGATTACTCGTCGTGCGAAAAGACTTGGTACAAGGTGACTGAAAGGAATGTTGTTACCATGTATTATCTAGCTTCAAAAGCTAGCCTTTCAGCTTTTAATGTTATCTAGCTACGCGATCCGCGTAGCTCTTAAAATTTAGGAGGAATGTTAAAATGAAGTATCCAAAATTGTTTTCAGAAGGAAAAATTGGTCCAGTCACAGTAAAAAATCGAATCGTCTTACCGGCGATGGGCATCAATATGTCCGACAAAGGCTATGTCAACGAAGCGATCATCAACCACTACACAGAACGAGCAGAAGGTGGTGCTGGTCTTGTGATCATTGAAGTCTCTTGTGTAGATGCACCTCAAGGTCTGAACACCTCTAATATGCTCGTGATCGATGATGATAAATATATTGACGGTATGAGCAAACTAGCAGCCTCAATCCATGAACATGATGCCAAATGTCTACTGCAAATCAGTCATACAGGCCGCGGTGCTCGTCGTAAAATAACTGGACAACAACCCGTTGGTCCCTCAGCTGTTGCAATGCCTTACACCTTTATGATGGGTCTTTCAAATGAAACACCAAAAATGCTGACAATTACCGAAATTCAAGCAATCGAAGACAAGTATGCCCAAGCAGCACTACGAGCAAAAAAAGCTGGTTTCGACGGAATTCAATTGCATAGTATCGGTTATTACATGGGCGAGCAATTTTTAAATTCAAAATCAAATACCCGCACAGATGAATATGGCGGCAGTAAAGAAAAACGAATCACCTTCCACTTAAATATTGTTCGTAAAATCAGAGCATTATGCGGTGATGACTTTGCCATTACAGTTAAGCTAACCGTATTAGAGCTTGGGGAAGATGCTGGAATCACCTTCGAAGAAGGAACTTATTATGCTTATCAGCTTCAAGAAGCTGGTGTTGATGCTCTTGAGGTAATGGTAGGTGCTTGGAAACAAGAAGCAACATTAGAAGACGTCGCAGACACCGGATCAGCCAAAGGACAACTCTTCGATATCTCAGCTGGTATCAAAGGTGGAATTTCACAAATCACTGGAAATGAACCTAAAATCCCGATTATTAGCGGCGGTCGTTCAGGATATGCTCAGATTGCTGAAGATGCATTACAAAACGAAAAATGTGAATTTGTCTTTATGGGCAAAGGCCTTTTAGCTGAGCCAAATCTGCCTAACTTAGTACTTCAAGACAAAGAAGCTTTGATTCGTCCTTGCATCGGCTGCAACACCTGTATTGACCAGCAACTGCAATATAACAAACCTTCTAGATGCTCTAGTAATGCAGTTTTGGGCAATCTAAATAATCGCTACAAGCTCCAAAAAGCAGAGCAAAAGAAAACTGTCGCTATTATTGGCGGCGGTATTGCTTCAATTGAGGCCGCTCGTATTATGGCCTTAAGAGGACATGATGTTACGATTTACGAAAAAAATGACTATCTCGGAGGACAAGTAAAATTAGCAGCAGCTCCACCTCACAAAGAAAATATACACCCAATGTTGGATTACTTTAATGCGATCATAGAGGAACTTAATATTCAGGTCAAACTAAACTCACCGATGAATATCGACACGATTTTAGCTCTAAACGCAGATGTTGTGATCTGTGCGACTGGCCCAACTCCAGTAAAATTAACCCTTCCAGGCATTGATCTACCTAACGTTTTTGATGCCAAAGAAGCCTTATCTGGAAGAGAAACTGGTCAATCAGTCGTGATCATCGGCGGTGGTGTCGTTGGCTGTGAAACAGCTGAATATCTTGTAGAGCAAGGTAAAAATGTAACAATCATAGAAGCAGCTGATAGCTTTGCTGCAAAAATGGTCATGACAAATCGTACCATTTTATTAGATCATTTAACTCTTTTAGGTGCGACCTTTATGAGCAGTACTAAATGTGTAAACATCAATGAAAACTCCGTTGATGTTATTGATGAATCTGGTGCTATGAAGCAAATTCCAACCGATACTATCTTATTATCTGTCGGCGAAAAACCAAATACTACCTTATATGATAACCTATTTGGCAAAGTTCCTGAAGTGTATAATATCGGTGATAGTCATACTCCAGATTGTTTTGCAACTAGTATTAAACAAGGCCATGAAGTGGCAATAAGTATTTAGAAAAAGAATGATGAGATGGCCATGTTTGCTGCCGTCTCATCATTTTTTCTATGCCACAACCTTACCAAACTGTACGTTTTCTCCTGCAACCGTAAGTAGGCTCTCCTCTTGCCGCATGATATAGTTAATTTATCAAATCAAAGCAAATAATAAAGAGGTGAAATTTTATGATTGAATTTATTTTAGATATTGCTTATCAAATCACTATCTGTAAGTGGTTGGAAAAAGCTTCAAAGAAGAAAGCCTAATCGCTCCCAACTTTTCCCTGATCCTCTCTCCATCGAACTAAATTTCTAATCAAGCTGGTTTTATTCTGTTTGACCTAGAGTTCACTCTAAATGGTACAATAAAGTCAAAAACAGCATGGAGGTAACTTTGATGGCTTACAAAATTCATGAATTTTCAAAAATAACTGGTCTGACTCCTTATACACTCCGTTTTTACGAAAAAGAAGGATTAATCACAGTCAAAAGAGATCAGAATAATATCCGAATTTATGACGACCGCAATAAGGAATGGATCGACTTTTTTATGCATTTGAAAAAAACAGGAATGACGATTGAAGATTTAAAACAGTATCTCGTTTGGTGGTATGAAGGAGATTCTACTAATCAAAATCGGTTGGATTTATTGAAGAAGCAAAAAGAAATAGCTTTAAGCGAAATGAAGCAGCTTCAAGAGGGCATTAGCGTCCTTGATCATAAAATTGACATTTACACCAAAAAAGTGAACGATGGTCAAGAAAATAGTAAAAAAGATGACGCTTAAAAATGTCATCTTTTTTTACTTTGCTACAATTCTATCGGTTAAGGATTTTCTTTCAACTCGCTTAATAACTATATCTTAAAAAATATTTTCACTTCTCATTGTAATTTATTTTTTTTAGCCTATAATAATGTCTAGACATGCATGTCGAGACATTATTATAGAATTGGAGAGATAAAAATTGAAAAATTATGTATTAATCACTGGAGCTTCTTCAGGAATTGGCGAAGCTTTTTCAAATTATTATGCTGAAAAAGGAAAAAATTTAATTCTTGTAGCAAGATCTAAAGATAAATTACACACTATGAAAAAGAACTTTGAAAAGCGCTATAATATCCATGTTGAATGCTTAGTTTACGATCTATCCATTGAAAATATCAGCAAAGATATCTATAGCAAAGTTTCAGAAAAAAATATATTTGTGGATACATTAATTAATTGTGCTGGTTTTGCAACAAGTGGGCCAGTAGCTGATGTTTCATTTGATCAACAGCATAGTGAAATTATGGTAAATATGGTATCATTATTTGACTTAACTAAATTATTTCTAAATAAAATGAAAGAAAAAAACCAAGGGCAAATTATCAATGTTGCATCCAGTTCAGCTTATCATCCCATTCCAACTATGGCAGTTTATGCCGCAACAAAGGCATTTGTACTTTCTTTTTCCGAATCATTGAGTATGGAATGTAAAAAAACTAATATTCAGGTATTCGCCATTTCACCTGGCGCAACAGATACAAATTTCTTTTCAAATGGCGGTGGTGTTTCTTATGGCTCTCTAAGAACACCTGAAAATGTTGTACAGGCTACAATAAAAGCAATGAACAAAGGTAAAATTTCTAAAATAGATGGTTTGAACAACTATTTTACAAGCACTGTTTTGCCTAGGATCTTACCAAGAAAGAATATGGCAAAAATGGTCTATGGCATTATGCAAAAACAATTAAAAAAGTAATGGAGTAATATAATTATGGATAAAATTGAAGAATTAAGATACCTTATTAAAGCAGTTGATCAAGAAGGCGAAAATAATTACCGTAGAATGTTGGCTCCCTTGGACATTACGCCTAATCAAAATGAAGTATTAAAAATTTTATCAAAAAAAGATGGTTTATCAATTTCTGAAATTGGTGATTTATTGATCTGCGGTTCAGATAGTCCCAGTAGAGTAATTCAGAGGTTACTATTAAAAGGTGCTGTGTCTAAAGAAAATGATAGCTCTGATGCGCGAAAATCTATTATATTTATTACTGATAAAGGCCTGAATCTACTTAAAGAAGCTAAAAAGATCGAAAATCAATTCAATCTTCAGATAAAAAAATCTGTTGAAAGTAAAATGAACATTGATCAATTAATTGATATGCTTGAAGCTCAAGTTCAGGGCACGAAATCTTTAAACCAAATCATCAGCAAGAAAAAAATTGATTCCAACCTCTAGGAACAGAAGTGTCTTTGACACATAAAGATTGATGAGATTGAAGCAACGTTTAGTGTAGTAGTTGTTTCTGCTCCATCGTTTATCCAGATTAAGGGTGTGAAACAAAAGTAAAATCCACTTTTGTTTCACACCCTTATTTGTTAGAATTTATGCCTTAAGCTCATTTCTACTTGTTATTTTATAAAACTTCCTAATCATAAAAAGGTTCTCAATTATTTAGCAGTCTTTCTTTTAATGATTATTCCCACTATCCCTAAGGTAGCCATACATAAACCAAGAACAGAGCTCCATAAGCTTAGGCTAACCACTTCTCCTGTTTGTGGAAGAGATTTCTCCGCTTGACTATTTTTTAGTATAGGGGAATAGCTTAGCTTACTATTGCTTGGAATTGTTGGAGTATTACTACTGATGTTCCTTTTTGGAGAAATTCCATTAGGGGTTCCTGAATTTCTCCCTGAGATGTTATTTCCAGTCACACTAGGTTTATTAGGTTTATTTCGTACATAAATAATTAATGTATCTCCATCAGGTGTTGTTGGTGTAATCGGTGTACCCGGCTGGATTGGTTGCCCTGGTTTGTTTGGATCATTTGGATCTGGTAAATAAGGGGTATAGCCTGGTACAACAGGCACGACTGGTATTCCTGTTGTAGTCGGATCATTTGGATCTCCTGGATATGGTACTTTTGGTGTTTCTGGAAAATTCGGATCATTTGGATCTTCTGGGGTAGGAACCAGATTCCCTAACTTCTTATATACATAAGTGACACTGATGTCTTCTGTAGTAAAGGTACCTGTGGCATTAGCTGGTGTTTCCGTTAAGTAATAACCCTTCACTACTTTGGCACTTGTTTCGTATGTGTCGCCTTTTTTATAGTCTTCTTTCGGTGTTTCACTAGGCAGTAATTCTTTTCCATTAGTATCTGTATAACCAATAACCAATTTATATTTATTTTCTTGATAAACATAAATAACTTCTCCATTTAAACCGAGGCGCTCTAACTTACCGGAGGCAGGCATATCTCCTTCCATTCTACTAAACGTATAATCTTTGATGTCTAACTTTTGAGTGGAATATGTTTCACCGATTACGGCACCCAATGCCCCGTAATGTACTTGTGCATGAGCTATTTCATTTTTATTTTCATCAATATATTTTACATTTATAGATGCTGCAGCAGTATAATCCAGACTTTCAATTAAAAACTGTTGTCTATTCATCTGACTACCAGTTCCAGCAGATATAATTAAGTTTACTGCATTCTGATTCGTGGCTGCTAAATCAGGCCCCATGTCTTTACTAAATTTTTTATTATTATATATAACAGTTAACATCTTTGTTTCACCATTAAACTCCAAAGTGAAAGGTTTAAATTTACCATCAGGAGCATCAACAATTTGTCCATTATCAGTCTCGAGATCACTTACTGTGTTGGTATTTCCATTTATAGGACGTGAATATACAAATCCTGCAAAGGTATAACCTCTTCCTTGCCCATTTTTTCCATATTTGTCCTCATCTGCTTTATTAACATATTGAAATTCTTTAGGATCAGCTTTTAAATCTTGATTTGGATGATTTGTATCCCAAAACGTGTCTACTTTCCAACCACTACTGCCTAGTAAACCCGCAATTCCGACACCACCACCAATATGTCCGACTGATCCAGTATTATCCGTTGAAAATCCAATCCCGATACCATCTGCACCTCCCTTAATTTGGTCTTTATCCCCAATATTTAATTGTCCTTTTAAAATAAAATCTGCATCTGTACTAATTTTCGTCTTTAATGTAGCCGTTCCTGCTTGGTCTCTAACGTCATCTGTCAGTGTTAAAATCCCTGTTGCTTTGTCGTAGCTCAACTCACGATTTTTATATTGTTCTGGGGTCCCCTGAGTTCCTGATATTTTAAAACTATCTATAAAATTATCCTTATCAACATGGATAACACCATCTGTAACTGCTCTTTTGTTTCTACTATTATTTATTGCCTCTGTGCTTTGTATGTCCTTTTGTTCTGCGGTATCAATAGTAGTAGACTTCTTATCATCAGAAGTCTTTGTCTGCTGGTTAATATCATATTCTGGGTTTTCTTTGGTCGCTGTTTCTTCTGAAGTTTCTTGATTATCTTTAGAAACATCTGGTAGATTTAAATTATTTTGCGCTTGTTGATCCATAGATGCACTTTCTTGTTGCCCTTTTCCAGACATTACAGGCTGACTTTCAACAATCGCTTTCTGATTATTTGTTGTAGGTTCGGTGCTAACTATATTTTTTGGGGAACTGTTTTCATCAGCATTTTCTAATTGTGAATTTCCCTGC
The Enterococcus silesiacus DNA segment above includes these coding regions:
- a CDS encoding dehydrogenase — encoded protein: MKNYVLITGASSGIGEAFSNYYAEKGKNLILVARSKDKLHTMKKNFEKRYNIHVECLVYDLSIENISKDIYSKVSEKNIFVDTLINCAGFATSGPVADVSFDQQHSEIMVNMVSLFDLTKLFLNKMKEKNQGQIINVASSSAYHPIPTMAVYAATKAFVLSFSESLSMECKKTNIQVFAISPGATDTNFFSNGGGVSYGSLRTPENVVQATIKAMNKGKISKIDGLNNYFTSTVLPRILPRKNMAKMVYGIMQKQLKK
- a CDS encoding GNAT family acetyltransferase, which encodes MIETARLIIRKIEEAKLDMEALYTILSDKNVNKYLPWYPVRDRGEARDFYKTRIEPYYQKENGYYFLVCFKESNNPVGYVTVSGSESHDFGYGLLEEYWGQGLITEACVAIIQFLKAQEWSYITATHDIHNVGSGKVMEKLGMSYKYSYKEQWQPKDLKVTFRMYQLNLDHNQARIFQGYWDNYPEHFIENL
- a CDS encoding NADH oxidase; this encodes MKYPKLFSEGKIGPVTVKNRIVLPAMGINMSDKGYVNEAIINHYTERAEGGAGLVIIEVSCVDAPQGLNTSNMLVIDDDKYIDGMSKLAASIHEHDAKCLLQISHTGRGARRKITGQQPVGPSAVAMPYTFMMGLSNETPKMLTITEIQAIEDKYAQAALRAKKAGFDGIQLHSIGYYMGEQFLNSKSNTRTDEYGGSKEKRITFHLNIVRKIRALCGDDFAITVKLTVLELGEDAGITFEEGTYYAYQLQEAGVDALEVMVGAWKQEATLEDVADTGSAKGQLFDISAGIKGGISQITGNEPKIPIISGGRSGYAQIAEDALQNEKCEFVFMGKGLLAEPNLPNLVLQDKEALIRPCIGCNTCIDQQLQYNKPSRCSSNAVLGNLNNRYKLQKAEQKKTVAIIGGGIASIEAARIMALRGHDVTIYEKNDYLGGQVKLAAAPPHKENIHPMLDYFNAIIEELNIQVKLNSPMNIDTILALNADVVICATGPTPVKLTLPGIDLPNVFDAKEALSGRETGQSVVIIGGGVVGCETAEYLVEQGKNVTIIEAADSFAAKMVMTNRTILLDHLTLLGATFMSSTKCVNINENSVDVIDESGAMKQIPTDTILLSVGEKPNTTLYDNLFGKVPEVYNIGDSHTPDCFATSIKQGHEVAISI
- a CDS encoding transcriptional regulator, producing MAYKIHEFSKITGLTPYTLRFYEKEGLITVKRDQNNIRIYDDRNKEWIDFFMHLKKTGMTIEDLKQYLVWWYEGDSTNQNRLDLLKKQKEIALSEMKQLQEGISVLDHKIDIYTKKVNDGQENSKKDDA